From a single Vitis vinifera cultivar Pinot Noir 40024 chromosome 18, ASM3070453v1 genomic region:
- the LOC132253243 gene encoding UDP-glycosyltransferase 88F3-like, which yields MKDAIVLYPAPGIGHLLSMVELGKLILSRYNCEFSIIILLTTGPFDTPATTSHIDRISQTTSSISFHRFPYLPFTASPTLGRLANMFEFLSLNDSNVLQSLQQLSEASSIRAVILDSFCTSAFPLARGLGIPTYFFTSFSAAALAAILYLPTIHKQTTKSFKDLPTTVFHIPGLPPLLATHMIEPLLDREDPTYHQSLQFSLDLRKCDGVLTNTFDGLEPIALMAITNGECVTDGPSPSVYCIGPLIADSGEDAPTHKHDCLSWLDQQPSRSVVFLCFGSRGSFSREQVKEIANGLERSGQRFLWVVKIPPVDNKSKEIKQENLVWNDFDLDELMPEGFLERTKNRGMVVKSWAPQVAVLRHQSVGGFVSHVGWNSVLEAVVAGVPMVAWPLHAEQHLNKAVLVENMKMAIGVEQRDGDRFVSGAELERRLKELMDSEEGRELRERSEKMREMAVEAWREEGSSTTALAKLAENWKHD from the coding sequence ATGAAGGATGCCATAGTCCTTTACCCAGCTCCAGGGATTGGCCACTTGTTGTCCATGGTAGAGCTTGGTAAGCTCATTCTTAGCCGCTACAACTGCGAATTCTCCATTATTATTCTCCTCACAACTGGCCCTTTTGACACTCCAGCCACCACCTCTCACATCGATCGAATCTCCCAAACCACCTCTTCCATCTCCTTCCACCGCTTCCCGTATCTCCCATTCACCGCATCTCCAACTCTTGGTCGCCTGGCCAACATGTTCGAGTTCCTGAGTCTCAATGATTCTAATGTTCTCCAATCTCTTCAGCAGCTCTCGGAAGCTTCTTCCATTCGGGCTGTTATACTCGACTCTTTTTGCACTTCAGCTTTTCCCTTGGCTCGTGGCCTTGGAATTCCCACTTATTTCTTCACTTCCTTTTCTGCTGCTGCTCTCGCTGCCATCCTCTACTTGCCAACAATTCACAAACAGACCACCAAGAGCTTCAAAGATCTCCCCACCACTGTTTTTCACATTCCTGGATTGCCTCCACTGCTAGCTACTCACATGATAGAACCACTGCTTGACCGAGAAGACCCGACTTATCACCAATCGCTACAGTTCTCACTGGATCTACGAAAATGTGATGGGGTTTTGACCAATACGTTTGATGGCCTTGAGCCAATAGCCCTTATGGCTATTACAAATGGGGAATGCGTTACCGATGGACCAAGTCCGTCTGTTTATTGCATTGGACCATTGATTGCAGATTCTGGTGAAGATGCTCCAACTCATAAGCATGACTGCTTGTCATGGCTGGACCAGCAGCCGAGTAGGAGTGTTGTGTTCCTGTGTTTTGGCAGCCGTGGATCGTTCTCGAGGGAGCAGGTGAAGGAGATAGCTAATGGGTTGGAGAGAAGCGGCCAGAGATTTTTGTGGGTGGTGAAAATTCCACCTGTGGATAACAAAAGCAAGGAAATCAAGCAAGAAAATTTGGTGTGGAACGACTTTGATTTGGATGAGCTTATGCCAGAAGGGTTCTTGGAAAGAACCAAGAATAGGGGAATGGTGGTGAAGTCATGGGCGCCGCAGGTGGCGGTGCTGAGACACCAATCCGTGGGTGGGTTTGTGTCTCACGTGGGGTGGAACTCAGTGTTGGAAGCGGTGGTTGCGGGAGTGCCAATGGTGGCATGGCCTCTCCACGCCGAACAACACCTGAATAAGGCTGTTTTGGTCGAGAATATGAAGATGGCCATTGGTGTGGAGCAGAGAGATGGTGACAGGTTTGTGAGTGGGGCTGAGTTGGAGAGGCGACTCAAGGAGTTGATGGATTCTGAAGAGGGGAGAGAGCTGAGAGAGAGAAGCGAGAAGATGAGAGAGATGGCGGTGGAAGCTTGGAGAGAGGAGGGATCATCCACTACGGCCCTTGCCAAGTTGGCCGAGAACTGGAAGCATGATTAA